From the Herpetosiphonaceae bacterium genome, one window contains:
- a CDS encoding condensation domain-containing protein, whose translation MSRPTKRTNDLSAKKRALLQALMQKEGIAARPEPTIPRRSAAEPIPLSFAQQRLWFLDRFDAGASAYTILSAVKLSGLLDLAALHGSLKTIVERHAVLRTTFVEHAGPPVQVIAPTLELPLPLVDLH comes from the coding sequence ATGAGCCGTCCAACGAAACGCACCAACGATCTTTCCGCAAAAAAGCGCGCGCTGCTTCAGGCGCTCATGCAAAAAGAGGGCATCGCCGCGCGCCCTGAGCCGACGATCCCACGCCGCAGCGCGGCTGAGCCGATCCCGCTCTCGTTCGCACAGCAGCGGCTCTGGTTCCTCGATCGCTTCGACGCCGGAGCCAGCGCATACACGATCCTTTCCGCCGTGAAGCTCAGCGGCCTGCTGGATCTCGCGGCGCTCCACGGGAGCCTGAAGACGATCGTGGAGCGCCACGCGGTGCTGCGCACCACGTTTGTCGAGCACGCGGGACCGCCCGTACAGGTGATCGCGCCGACGTTGGAGCTGCCCCTGCCGCTGGTGGACCTGCACC